The following are encoded together in the Manduca sexta isolate Smith_Timp_Sample1 chromosome 22, JHU_Msex_v1.0, whole genome shotgun sequence genome:
- the LOC119190221 gene encoding palmitoyltransferase Hip14-like, with protein MYDSTCGAAATGQCGTAQTERDPPAPRDPPPPPLERDYSGFDIVKATQYGAFTRVKELVEAGWDVNRPDGETVTLLHWAAINNRREIIQYLLAKGAHVDAIGGELQSTPLHWATRQGHLDATVLLVRAGADPSLRDAEGCACLHLAAQFGHTAVVAYLVARGVPVDAPDAGGMTALMWSCWKVSAVDPTRLLLTLGAAPHPTDRAHGNTALHWAILARNTTAISTLILYGDASLDVPNLRGVTPLTMLQASADSLWVGSKVSDKIKERSVAAGRMSMFRRLTYDKVTRNPWILLYT; from the exons ATGTATGACAGCACATGCGGCGCTGCCGCTACTGGCCAATGCGGCACTGCCCAAACGGAGCGCGATCCACCGGCGCCTCGGgatccgccgccgccgcccctcGAGCGCGACTATAGTGGCTTTGATATTGTTAAGGCAACGCAGTATGGCGCGTTTACGCGTGTCAAGGAACTGGTCGAAGCCGGTTGGGACGTGAATCGTCCTGATGGCGAAACGGTCACACTGTTGCACTGGGCGGCTATCAACAACCGCCGCGAGATCATCCAGTATTTGTTGGCGAAGGGCGCGCACGTGGATGCTATCGGAGGCGAGCTACAGTCGACGCCGCTGCATTGGGCCACGCGGCAAGGCCACCTGGACGCCACTGTGCTGCTGGTGCGCGCCGGCGCCGACCCGTCGCTGCGTGATGCGGAGGGCTGTGCTTGTCTCCATTTGGCTGCACAGTTCGGGCACACGGCTGTGGTGGCGTACCTGGTGGCGCGCGGTGTGCCTGTGGACGCGCCGGACGCGGGCGGCATGACGGCGCTCATGTGGTCCTGCTGGAAGGTGTCGGCTGTGGACCCCACAAGACTGCTGCTGACGTTGGGCGCGGCGCCGCACCCGACAGACCGAGCGCATGGCAACACCGCGCTGCACTGGGCCATCCTCGCGCGCAACACCACCGCCATCTCCACGCTCATACTCTAT GGTGATGCAAGTCTGGATGTACCCAACCTGCGTGGAGTGACCCCATTGACTATGCTGCAAGCAAGTGCTGACTCTCTGTGGGTCGGTTCCAAGGTGTCAGATAAAATTAAAGAGCGCTCGGTGGCAGCTGGCAGGATGTCCATGTTTAGACGACTCACATATGACAAGGTAACAAGAAACCCATGGATTTTGTTATACACATAA